A portion of the Streptomyces sp. NBC_00376 genome contains these proteins:
- a CDS encoding LysR family transcriptional regulator: MLNLERLRTLDALARHGSVGGAAEGLHVTTSAVSQQMAKLEREVGQQLLARNGRGVRLTDAGRLLADHAARILSQVELAQSDIEAQRGEVVGEIRLSAFPTAARGLFPAALRALRGDHPELRVRTRELEPEDGIRAVIRGDIDLAVVLDWSNKRLPVPAGLAKAELLDDAPDIAMPAGHRLADRDQVDLEEFADDDWVSWPEGEFCYDWLMFTLRSKGIEPRIAHLAGEHHTQLALIAAGMGVCVAPRLGRGPVPDGVRLVPVRQKMRRHVHAVWRTDADRRPSIRAAVAALRAAGLELDAQ, encoded by the coding sequence ATGTTGAATCTGGAGCGCCTGCGTACCCTGGACGCACTGGCCCGGCACGGTTCCGTGGGCGGCGCCGCCGAAGGGCTGCACGTGACCACGTCGGCGGTCTCCCAGCAGATGGCGAAGCTGGAGCGGGAGGTTGGGCAGCAGCTACTGGCCAGGAACGGGCGCGGCGTCCGGCTCACCGACGCAGGCCGGCTGCTCGCCGACCACGCGGCCCGGATCCTGTCCCAGGTCGAGCTCGCCCAGTCCGACATCGAGGCACAGCGCGGTGAGGTGGTGGGCGAGATCCGGCTCTCCGCCTTTCCGACCGCGGCACGCGGACTCTTCCCCGCCGCGCTCCGCGCGCTGCGCGGCGACCACCCCGAACTGCGCGTACGTACCCGGGAACTGGAGCCCGAGGACGGAATCCGTGCGGTGATCAGAGGCGACATCGACCTCGCGGTGGTGCTGGACTGGAGCAATAAGCGGCTGCCCGTGCCCGCCGGCCTGGCCAAGGCCGAACTCCTGGACGACGCACCGGACATCGCGATGCCGGCCGGCCATCGGCTCGCCGACCGGGACCAGGTGGACCTGGAGGAGTTCGCCGACGACGACTGGGTCTCCTGGCCCGAGGGCGAATTCTGTTACGACTGGCTGATGTTCACCCTCCGCTCCAAGGGCATCGAACCGCGCATCGCGCACCTGGCGGGCGAGCATCACACCCAACTCGCCCTGATCGCTGCCGGGATGGGCGTCTGTGTGGCGCCGAGGCTGGGCCGCGGTCCGGTACCCGACGGGGTGCGGCTCGTGCCCGTACGGCAGAAGATGCGACGTCACGTCCACGCCGTCTGGCGTACCGACGCGGACCGGCGTCCGTCGATCAGGGCCGCGGTGGCCGCCCTGCGCGCGGCGGGGCTGGAGCTGGACGCGCAGTGA
- a CDS encoding aminotransferase class I/II-fold pyridoxal phosphate-dependent enzyme: protein MLGEYRIVGRRASEIAASVERGVGSGELEPGQVLPPMRELADRLGVNPNTVAAAYRTLRERGVIETAGRRGSRVRPRPASTARGSLRVEAPAGVRDLGAGNPDPELLPALGDAFAAVAQEYARQPGMYGQAPVDPEFAALARAALDADGVPAGPVVATSGSLDAIERVLVAHLRPGDAVAVEDPGWGSMLDLVPALGLRPVPVAVDDDGPVPDAVEKALNAGARALVVTGRAQNPTGAAITAGRAFELRGVLAGHRGVLLIEDDHGHGIVDLPLHPLSGATDRWAFVRSVAKAYGPDLRVAVLTGDRVTADRVAGRQRLGPGWVSRLLQRAVVHLWTTGAVDPGEVARAYAKRRDGLVRALAERGVAAHGRSGMNVWVPVGDETGVVARLLHAGWAVAPGARFRLAAPQGIRLTVSSLAEDEIGPLADEVAAAAGPVKPLTYG from the coding sequence GTGCTAGGAGAGTATCGGATTGTTGGGCGGCGCGCATCGGAGATTGCCGCCAGTGTGGAGCGCGGGGTCGGCTCCGGTGAGCTCGAACCAGGCCAAGTGCTGCCTCCCATGCGGGAGTTGGCGGATCGGTTGGGGGTCAACCCGAATACGGTGGCGGCCGCCTACCGCACGCTCCGCGAGCGCGGGGTGATCGAGACGGCGGGGCGCCGGGGCAGCCGGGTTCGGCCGCGTCCCGCGAGTACGGCGCGTGGTTCGCTCCGGGTCGAGGCGCCGGCGGGCGTCCGGGACCTGGGCGCGGGCAACCCCGATCCGGAGCTGCTGCCCGCGCTGGGGGATGCCTTCGCGGCGGTCGCGCAGGAGTATGCGCGGCAGCCCGGGATGTACGGGCAGGCGCCGGTGGACCCGGAGTTCGCCGCGCTCGCCCGTGCCGCGCTGGATGCGGACGGGGTGCCGGCCGGGCCCGTGGTCGCGACCTCGGGATCGCTGGACGCGATCGAGCGCGTTCTCGTCGCGCACCTCAGACCCGGCGACGCGGTGGCCGTCGAGGACCCCGGCTGGGGCAGCATGCTGGATCTCGTACCGGCGCTGGGGCTGCGTCCCGTGCCCGTCGCGGTCGACGACGACGGGCCGGTGCCCGACGCCGTGGAGAAAGCGCTGAACGCCGGTGCCCGCGCGCTCGTGGTCACCGGCCGCGCGCAGAATCCGACCGGGGCGGCCATCACCGCCGGACGCGCCTTCGAGTTGCGCGGAGTCCTCGCCGGACACCGCGGCGTACTCCTGATCGAGGACGACCACGGGCACGGCATCGTCGATCTGCCGCTCCATCCCCTGTCCGGTGCCACGGACCGCTGGGCCTTCGTGCGGTCCGTCGCCAAGGCGTACGGGCCGGACCTGCGGGTCGCCGTGCTGACCGGTGACCGGGTCACGGCCGACCGGGTGGCGGGGCGCCAGCGGCTGGGCCCCGGCTGGGTCAGCAGACTGCTGCAACGGGCCGTGGTGCACCTGTGGACCACGGGCGCGGTCGATCCGGGGGAGGTGGCGCGGGCGTACGCGAAGCGGCGGGACGGTCTCGTGCGGGCGCTGGCGGAGCGGGGCGTGGCCGCCCACGGGCGCAGCGGGATGAATGTGTGGGTGCCGGTCGGCGACGAGACCGGTGTCGTGGCGAGGCTGCTGCACGCCGGCTGGGCCGTGGCGCCCGGGGCGCGGTTCCGGCTGGCCGCGCCCCAGGGAATCCGGCTCACCGTCTCGTCGCTCGCCGAGGACGAGATCGGACCACTCGCGGATGAGGTGGCGGCAGCGGCGGGACCGGTGAAGCCGCTGACCTACGGATGA
- a CDS encoding PadR family transcriptional regulator — MRSHGHGQEFGHGRGHGHCGPGHQGRGEFEGRRAAFGQFGPPFGGGPFGGGPFGGGRGRGGGRGRARRGDVRASILALLKDRSMHGYEMIQEIGERSGGAWRPSPGSVYPTLQLLEDEGLIVSASEGGKKLFTLTDTGRAEAESGPEAPWEEAGRGVDWESVNEIRQAGFGLMEAFGQVWKTGSADQREKALTVINDARKKLYLILADEH, encoded by the coding sequence ATGCGTTCACATGGACACGGGCAAGAGTTCGGACATGGGCGTGGACACGGGCACTGCGGGCCCGGTCATCAGGGGCGTGGTGAGTTCGAGGGGCGGCGGGCGGCCTTCGGGCAGTTCGGGCCGCCGTTCGGGGGTGGCCCCTTCGGCGGTGGCCCCTTCGGGGGTGGGCGTGGTCGGGGCGGCGGTCGGGGGAGGGCACGGCGTGGTGACGTACGCGCTTCGATCCTGGCGCTGCTCAAGGACCGGTCGATGCACGGGTACGAGATGATCCAGGAGATCGGCGAGCGCAGCGGCGGGGCCTGGCGGCCCAGTCCGGGCTCGGTCTACCCGACCCTTCAACTGCTGGAGGACGAGGGCCTGATCGTCAGCGCGAGCGAGGGCGGCAAGAAGCTGTTCACGCTCACCGACACCGGCCGCGCCGAGGCGGAGTCGGGGCCCGAGGCGCCCTGGGAGGAGGCCGGGCGCGGTGTCGACTGGGAGAGCGTCAATGAGATCCGGCAGGCCGGATTCGGCCTGATGGAGGCGTTCGGCCAGGTCTGGAAGACCGGCTCGGCCGATCAGCGGGAGAAGGCTCTCACGGTCATCAATGACGCCCGGAAGAAGCTGTATCTGATCCTTGCCGACGAGCACTGA
- a CDS encoding aminoglycoside phosphotransferase family protein — MTHSEIEMTADLILELLHDQHPDLADHPVQLGAHGWDNQLWRLGDDLAVRLPWATESADELLRKEYDWLPGLAPRLPLPVPVPQRIGEPSARFPRPWIVTTWVPGTPADRAPATRVAESADALAAFLTALHRPAPDGAPAGRGRGGPLADHTEGFTRQLASATEQGLIPDPDAVRAVWEDAVAAPDWSGPALWLHGDLHPANVLTEDGTFCGVIDFGDLFAGDPACDLAAAWLLLPDGAVDRFHDAYRPAADSATLRRARGWAVVKALVCILIGEAGVHGRPGGKPTWGPPGHASLRRLIATARH; from the coding sequence ATGACCCACTCCGAGATCGAAATGACCGCGGATCTGATCCTGGAACTGCTGCACGACCAGCACCCCGACCTGGCCGATCACCCTGTGCAGCTCGGCGCACACGGCTGGGACAACCAGCTGTGGCGGCTCGGCGACGACCTGGCCGTCCGGTTGCCCTGGGCAACGGAGTCGGCGGACGAGCTGCTGCGCAAGGAGTACGACTGGCTGCCCGGTCTCGCCCCGCGCCTTCCCCTTCCGGTCCCCGTCCCACAGCGCATCGGTGAGCCCTCGGCGCGCTTTCCGCGGCCCTGGATCGTCACCACCTGGGTGCCCGGAACGCCCGCCGACCGCGCCCCCGCCACACGCGTCGCGGAATCGGCCGACGCCCTGGCCGCCTTCCTGACGGCCCTTCACAGACCCGCCCCCGACGGTGCTCCGGCCGGCCGCGGCCGCGGAGGACCGCTGGCCGACCACACCGAAGGGTTCACCCGGCAACTCGCCTCGGCCACCGAGCAGGGACTGATCCCCGACCCGGACGCCGTCCGCGCGGTCTGGGAAGACGCCGTCGCCGCTCCCGACTGGTCAGGCCCGGCGCTGTGGCTCCACGGCGACCTGCACCCCGCCAACGTCCTTACCGAAGACGGGACTTTCTGTGGTGTGATCGACTTCGGCGACCTCTTCGCGGGCGACCCGGCCTGCGATCTCGCCGCTGCTTGGCTCCTGCTGCCGGACGGCGCCGTCGACCGCTTCCATGACGCCTACCGACCGGCCGCGGACTCCGCGACCCTGCGCCGCGCCCGCGGCTGGGCGGTGGTGAAAGCCCTCGTCTGCATCCTCATCGGAGAGGCAGGCGTCCACGGCCGCCCCGGCGGCAAACCCACCTGGGGCCCACCCGGACACGCCTCGCTGAGACGCCTCATCGCGACGGCCCGTCACTGA
- a CDS encoding YrdB family protein, with the protein MSTTADLALAYNPAFLGLRFLLEVFALLCFGLWGWRRVPGSLRYLAAVAIPVAVAIVWGDFATAGDEARSGGTTFNTPGPLRLLLELGVFGGAWAALRHAGLRGTARWFLAVLVLYHIAAYDRVRWLLHH; encoded by the coding sequence GTGAGCACGACGGCGGATCTGGCCCTGGCCTACAACCCGGCCTTCCTGGGCCTTCGATTCCTGCTCGAGGTCTTCGCGCTCCTCTGCTTCGGACTGTGGGGCTGGCGCCGGGTGCCCGGCTCGCTGCGGTACCTGGCGGCGGTCGCGATACCGGTGGCGGTGGCCATTGTGTGGGGCGACTTCGCCACCGCAGGCGACGAAGCCCGCTCGGGCGGGACGACCTTCAACACCCCCGGGCCGCTGCGACTTCTGCTGGAGCTGGGCGTGTTCGGCGGGGCCTGGGCGGCCTTGCGCCATGCCGGCCTGCGGGGAACCGCCCGCTGGTTCCTGGCCGTCCTGGTCCTGTACCACATCGCCGCGTACGACCGGGTCCGGTGGTTGCTCCACCACTGA
- a CDS encoding pyridoxamine 5'-phosphate oxidase family protein encodes MSDTAAPQTTTPDAAAGGYEPTERTIPTRSRERASYDREVVHSILDEAYLCHLGFVHDGAPVVLPTLFGRIGDRLYVHGSTGSRPLREAGRTDPGLPVCLTVTHVDGLVLARSAFHHSINYRSVVVHGVAHTVTDPRERRTALDAIVDHVVPGRSADSRPADDKELAATAVIRLDLREVSAKIRTGGPNDEPRDLALPHWAGVVPLARGYATPLPSDDLDPAIGVPDYITAL; translated from the coding sequence ATGTCGGACACCGCAGCGCCGCAGACCACGACCCCGGACGCCGCAGCAGGCGGTTACGAGCCGACCGAGCGCACCATCCCGACCCGTTCCCGTGAACGGGCGTCATACGACCGGGAGGTGGTCCACTCGATACTCGACGAGGCATACCTCTGCCACCTCGGCTTCGTCCATGACGGCGCGCCCGTCGTCCTGCCGACGCTCTTCGGCCGGATCGGCGACCGGCTCTACGTACACGGCTCGACGGGCTCCCGTCCGCTGCGCGAGGCGGGCCGCACCGACCCCGGTCTGCCCGTGTGCCTCACGGTGACGCATGTCGACGGACTGGTGCTGGCCCGCTCCGCCTTCCACCACTCGATCAACTACCGCTCCGTGGTGGTCCACGGCGTCGCGCACACGGTCACCGATCCCCGGGAGCGGCGGACCGCACTCGACGCCATCGTCGACCATGTGGTGCCCGGCCGGTCCGCCGATTCCCGGCCCGCCGACGACAAGGAGCTCGCCGCGACCGCGGTGATCCGGCTGGACCTGCGGGAGGTGTCCGCGAAGATCCGCACGGGCGGCCCCAACGACGAACCCCGCGACCTCGCGCTCCCCCATTGGGCAGGTGTCGTCCCGCTCGCCCGCGGCTATGCGACGCCGCTGCCCTCGGACGACCTCGACCCCGCGATCGGCGTGCCGGACTACATCACCGCACTCTGA
- a CDS encoding EamA family transporter produces the protein MHASQGRSASLGLALASAFAFGGSGVAAKPLIEAGLDPLHVVWLRVAGAALVMLPVAWHHRDLVRSRPVLLLGFGLLAVAGVQAFYFAALSRIPVGVALLVEYLAPALVLGWVRFVQRRPVTRRAAVGVVLAVGGLTCVVEVWSGLSFDVVGLLLALGAACCQVGYFVLSDQGSADGADGVEPPHPVGVIAYGLLIGAAVLTVVAQPWGMDWSVLGGTAGMDGTDVPAWLLLVWIVLLATVIAYVTGVISVRLLSPAVAGVVACLEAVIATVLAWVMLGEHLSAPQLIGGAMVLIGAFIAQSSTPRTHSGPVASGPGTGAAEVSGVGRTAAAGPVAGRATAEGELSAGRAAT, from the coding sequence ATGCACGCGTCTCAGGGGAGAAGCGCCAGCCTGGGACTAGCCCTGGCCTCGGCGTTCGCATTCGGTGGTTCAGGGGTGGCGGCCAAGCCGCTGATCGAGGCAGGGCTCGATCCGCTCCATGTGGTGTGGCTGCGGGTGGCGGGCGCGGCGCTGGTCATGCTGCCGGTGGCCTGGCACCATCGGGATCTGGTGCGCAGCCGGCCGGTTCTGCTGCTCGGCTTCGGGCTGCTCGCCGTCGCGGGTGTGCAGGCCTTCTACTTCGCCGCGCTCTCCAGGATCCCGGTCGGGGTCGCGCTTCTCGTCGAGTACCTCGCGCCCGCGCTCGTGCTCGGCTGGGTCCGGTTCGTCCAGCGAAGGCCGGTCACCCGGCGGGCCGCGGTCGGTGTGGTGCTCGCCGTCGGCGGACTGACGTGCGTGGTCGAGGTCTGGTCGGGGCTGAGCTTCGACGTGGTCGGGCTGCTGCTGGCGCTCGGTGCCGCCTGTTGTCAGGTCGGCTACTTCGTTCTGTCGGACCAGGGGAGTGCGGACGGCGCGGACGGTGTCGAACCGCCGCATCCGGTCGGGGTCATCGCGTACGGGCTGCTGATCGGCGCGGCCGTTCTCACCGTGGTCGCACAGCCCTGGGGCATGGACTGGTCGGTCCTGGGCGGCACGGCGGGCATGGACGGCACGGATGTTCCGGCCTGGCTGCTGCTCGTCTGGATCGTGCTGCTGGCGACCGTGATCGCGTACGTCACCGGGGTGATCTCGGTGCGGCTGCTCTCACCCGCGGTGGCGGGCGTGGTCGCCTGTCTCGAGGCGGTCATCGCCACGGTGCTCGCCTGGGTGATGCTCGGCGAGCACCTGTCGGCGCCCCAGCTCATCGGCGGTGCCATGGTGCTGATCGGTGCCTTCATCGCCCAGTCGTCGACACCGCGGACGCACTCGGGGCCCGTCGCGTCGGGACCGGGCACGGGGGCCGCCGAGGTGTCGGGCGTCGGCCGGACTGCTGCCGCAGGTCCGGTTGCCGGTCGTGCCACTGCCGAGGGGGAGTTGTCCGCCGGTCGCGCCGCTACGTGA
- a CDS encoding DMT family transporter, whose protein sequence is MSATAAPGTTAPGTTPATESAAPSPPVAPAARPALDWRIRFGALSLIWGFSFLLIKVGTEGYAPFQVTLGRLLSGTAVLAVAMAVRRERLPRGARTWGHLAVAAFFLNALPFSLFAYAELTIPSTLAGICNATSPLWGMALSLVALSEDRPTRRRVAGLGLGFLGVLTVLGAWQGFSGLDFGGTAMALLASLSYPIGWIYVRRTLAGSGSSTLALTGSQLFLGTAQIALVTPLFTSAPDGFPLLPTLAVVALGALGTGLAVLVQYGLVAEVGPTTAQMVTYFIPVIATAAGVIVLGEQLSWNTPVGALVVLAGAALTQSRARGGRASTGRAPSGGAGTGSGTRTEAGSGIRAGARTGIRAGDHP, encoded by the coding sequence ATGAGCGCCACCGCCGCACCGGGAACCACCGCACCGGGAACCACGCCTGCCACCGAGTCCGCCGCCCCGAGCCCGCCCGTGGCGCCCGCCGCCCGCCCGGCGCTGGACTGGCGCATCCGCTTCGGGGCGCTCTCGCTCATCTGGGGCTTCAGCTTCCTGCTGATCAAGGTCGGCACCGAGGGGTACGCCCCGTTCCAGGTCACCCTGGGCCGTCTGCTGTCCGGCACCGCGGTGCTGGCCGTCGCAATGGCGGTCCGGCGCGAGCGGCTGCCCCGGGGTGCCCGCACATGGGGGCACCTGGCGGTCGCCGCGTTCTTCCTGAACGCGCTTCCGTTCTCGCTCTTCGCCTATGCCGAGCTGACCATTCCGTCGACTCTGGCGGGCATCTGCAACGCGACATCGCCCCTGTGGGGCATGGCGCTGTCGCTCGTCGCGCTCTCCGAGGACCGGCCGACCCGTCGCCGGGTCGCCGGACTCGGGCTGGGCTTCCTCGGCGTGCTGACCGTGCTGGGCGCCTGGCAGGGCTTCTCCGGGCTGGACTTCGGCGGCACGGCGATGGCTCTGCTCGCCTCCCTCAGCTATCCGATCGGCTGGATCTACGTCCGCCGGACGCTGGCGGGCAGCGGCTCGTCGACGCTGGCGCTCACCGGCAGCCAGCTCTTCCTGGGCACGGCGCAGATCGCCCTGGTGACCCCGCTGTTCACCTCGGCCCCCGACGGGTTCCCGCTGCTCCCGACCCTGGCAGTGGTCGCCCTCGGTGCGCTCGGCACCGGCCTCGCGGTCCTGGTGCAGTACGGCCTGGTGGCGGAGGTCGGGCCGACGACCGCGCAGATGGTCACCTACTTCATCCCGGTCATCGCCACCGCCGCCGGGGTGATCGTGCTCGGCGAGCAGCTGAGCTGGAACACTCCGGTGGGCGCCCTCGTGGTCCTGGCGGGCGCCGCCCTCACCCAGAGCAGGGCCCGGGGCGGCCGGGCATCCACCGGCCGGGCACCCAGCGGCGGAGCCGGGACCGGTTCCGGGACCAGGACCGAAGCCGGGTCCGGGATCAGGGCCGGCGCCAGGACCGGGATCAGAGCCGGGGATCATCCGTAG
- a CDS encoding MMPL family transporter: MNSFTVRMARRSARHPWRAVVGWLVFVVLCLVVGGAVGTNSAKTADFRVGEAGRAEAMAAEGHLERRSTEQVLISTRSGTPDRHSAEEAARDLTTRMRKLPEVADVAAPLWSGGGRILMVEVALKGEERDAKDKVDAVAAQTSAVQKTRPGLLLEETGSPSISKGVDQQRGDDLALSEKITLPVTLVTLLVVFGSVVMAAVPLLLALTSIAAAIGLSMVVSHVSPDAGVGTNVILMIGLAVGVDYTLFHLKREREERARSGGRLSTEALVELAAATSGRAVVVSGLAVVISTATLYLASDVIFSSLATGTIVVTLVAVASSLTVLPALLTVLGKRAERRARRRAEHGKSAPRPRREGGGRIWTALLRPAARHPLATLCVPVLALIALALPLAGLNITEMSRDTHSREIPAMRVYDRLNEAFPEQRVTHDVVVRADASRSGEVTGALRELARLTDGDPLFTDGPRIETSADHRISVLRLKVPHLGNSAQARDSLGHLRDEYLPATVGRVRGAEYGVSGDVARYADYPAHQNSRIPLVLGALLLVTFAMTVYAFRSVVLGLLGVVLNLLSAAAALGLLVLVFQGTWAEGLLGFDSTGSIGSRVPLFLFVILFGLSMDYQVFVVSRIREAVLAGVPTRQAVLDGLRTSASVVTSAAVVMTTVFVSFVLLHIIEMKQIGFVLAVAVLLDAFVVRIMILPAALLLLGEATWWPSRPAPAGSDRTVRDEPLAEVR; the protein is encoded by the coding sequence ATGAATTCATTCACTGTGCGCATGGCGCGCCGAAGCGCGCGGCACCCCTGGCGGGCGGTCGTCGGCTGGCTGGTGTTCGTGGTGCTCTGCCTGGTCGTCGGCGGAGCCGTCGGCACCAACAGCGCGAAGACGGCCGACTTCCGTGTCGGCGAGGCGGGCCGGGCCGAGGCGATGGCGGCCGAGGGACACCTGGAGCGCCGTTCCACCGAGCAGGTGCTGATCTCCACTCGGTCGGGCACCCCCGACAGGCACTCGGCCGAGGAGGCCGCCCGGGATCTCACGACCCGGATGAGGAAGCTGCCGGAGGTCGCGGACGTGGCCGCGCCGCTCTGGTCCGGCGGCGGCCGGATCCTCATGGTCGAAGTGGCCCTGAAGGGCGAGGAGCGGGACGCGAAGGACAAGGTCGACGCCGTCGCGGCGCAGACCTCGGCCGTTCAGAAGACCCGTCCCGGGCTGCTGCTGGAGGAGACGGGCAGCCCCTCCATCAGCAAGGGGGTCGACCAGCAGCGCGGCGACGACCTGGCGCTGTCCGAGAAGATCACCCTTCCCGTCACCCTGGTCACCTTGCTGGTCGTCTTCGGATCGGTCGTCATGGCCGCGGTGCCGCTGCTGCTCGCCCTCACGTCGATCGCGGCGGCCATCGGCCTGTCGATGGTGGTCTCGCACGTCTCACCCGACGCCGGGGTCGGCACGAACGTCATCCTGATGATCGGTCTCGCCGTCGGGGTCGACTACACGCTCTTCCACCTCAAACGGGAGCGCGAGGAACGGGCACGCAGCGGCGGCCGGCTGAGCACCGAGGCGCTGGTGGAACTGGCCGCGGCCACGTCGGGCCGGGCGGTCGTGGTGTCGGGGCTGGCGGTCGTCATCTCCACCGCGACGCTGTATCTGGCCTCCGACGTGATCTTCTCCTCGCTGGCCACCGGCACCATCGTGGTCACACTGGTCGCCGTGGCCAGTTCACTGACGGTGCTGCCCGCGCTGCTGACCGTGCTCGGGAAGCGGGCGGAGCGACGGGCACGACGCCGCGCGGAGCACGGGAAGTCCGCCCCGCGCCCCCGCCGCGAGGGTGGCGGCCGGATCTGGACGGCGCTGCTGCGGCCTGCGGCCCGGCACCCCCTCGCCACGCTCTGCGTCCCGGTCCTCGCCCTGATCGCGCTCGCGCTGCCACTGGCCGGACTGAACATCACGGAGATGAGCCGGGACACGCACTCCCGCGAGATTCCCGCGATGCGGGTGTACGACCGCCTCAACGAGGCGTTCCCCGAGCAGCGGGTGACGCACGACGTCGTCGTGCGCGCCGATGCCTCGCGCAGTGGGGAGGTCACCGGCGCGCTGCGCGAACTGGCCCGGCTCACCGACGGGGACCCGCTGTTCACCGACGGTCCGCGCATCGAGACCTCGGCCGACCACCGGATCAGTGTGCTGCGGCTGAAGGTGCCGCACCTCGGCAACTCCGCACAAGCCCGCGACTCCCTCGGCCATCTGAGAGACGAGTACCTGCCCGCCACCGTCGGACGGGTCCGGGGAGCCGAGTACGGCGTCAGTGGGGACGTCGCCCGGTACGCCGACTACCCGGCCCATCAGAACAGCAGGATCCCGCTCGTCCTCGGGGCGCTGCTGCTGGTGACCTTCGCGATGACCGTGTACGCCTTCCGCTCCGTGGTGCTCGGCCTGCTCGGGGTCGTACTCAACCTGCTCTCCGCCGCGGCCGCGCTCGGACTGCTCGTCCTCGTCTTCCAGGGCACCTGGGCCGAGGGGCTGCTGGGCTTCGACTCCACCGGCTCGATCGGCTCGCGCGTCCCGCTCTTCCTCTTCGTGATCCTCTTCGGACTCTCCATGGACTACCAGGTGTTCGTGGTGAGCCGGATCAGGGAGGCCGTGCTCGCCGGTGTCCCCACACGGCAGGCGGTCCTGGACGGGCTCCGTACGTCGGCGAGCGTGGTCACCAGCGCCGCGGTCGTGATGACGACCGTCTTCGTGAGCTTCGTCCTGCTGCACATCATCGAGATGAAGCAGATCGGCTTCGTACTCGCGGTGGCCGTGCTGCTGGACGCCTTCGTGGTCCGCATCATGATCCTGCCGGCGGCACTGCTCCTGCTGGGCGAGGCGACCTGGTGGCCGTCGCGTCCCGCCCCGGCCGGATCGGACCGGACCGTACGCGACGAGCCACTGGCCGAAGTACGTTGA
- a CDS encoding type II toxin-antitoxin system Rv0910 family toxin: MAEVSAEARIEAPAEKVWAQLTDFTAYGQWNATHTSFPKGGPATLELAATYEENMKLMGFPAEVTWTVAELETARLLTTKGKGPMGVNLAMRYSLTPDGDATTVRIDGEFTGAAVSLMAGKLKDSATAALVESLRKLGGLIVA; encoded by the coding sequence ATGGCCGAAGTCAGTGCAGAGGCACGCATCGAAGCACCGGCCGAGAAGGTGTGGGCCCAGCTGACGGACTTCACCGCGTACGGTCAGTGGAACGCCACCCACACCAGCTTCCCCAAGGGCGGTCCGGCGACACTCGAACTCGCCGCCACCTACGAGGAGAACATGAAGCTCATGGGCTTCCCGGCCGAGGTGACCTGGACGGTGGCGGAACTGGAGACCGCGCGCCTGCTGACCACGAAGGGCAAGGGCCCGATGGGCGTCAACCTGGCCATGCGCTACTCGCTGACCCCCGACGGGGACGCGACCACGGTCCGCATCGACGGGGAGTTCACCGGCGCCGCGGTCTCCCTGATGGCCGGAAAGCTCAAGGACTCGGCGACGGCCGCGCTCGTCGAGTCACTGCGCAAACTGGGCGGGCTCATCGTCGCCTGA
- a CDS encoding Clp protease N-terminal domain-containing protein, with protein sequence MQNRTPRIPQQPVPNRAELDARLAVELAAVVTGARRRALRDGDRQIDTAHLLHSLIESDPAVRAAFEGGPQLARVLGYLVQRSIGYGLRWQGSVEDSGAVPVVPDPGVVVRGTDPVVRGTGMEGWSPSAASAMAGALDRAESRGDVRARGLDLLAALASDHECRAVEVLVRGGVDADRLAARVADVAGQGVPEGGV encoded by the coding sequence GTGCAGAACCGGACGCCGCGGATCCCCCAGCAACCCGTACCGAACCGCGCCGAGCTCGACGCCAGACTGGCCGTGGAGCTGGCCGCCGTGGTGACGGGCGCCCGCAGGCGTGCGCTGCGCGACGGCGACCGGCAGATCGACACGGCGCATCTGCTGCACTCCCTCATCGAATCGGACCCCGCGGTGCGGGCGGCCTTCGAGGGCGGACCCCAGCTGGCCAGGGTGCTCGGCTACCTCGTCCAGCGCAGTATCGGATACGGACTCCGCTGGCAGGGTTCGGTCGAGGACTCCGGTGCCGTCCCGGTCGTCCCGGACCCGGGGGTCGTCGTGCGGGGCACGGATCCCGTCGTCCGGGGCACGGGGATGGAGGGCTGGTCGCCCTCGGCCGCTTCCGCGATGGCCGGGGCGCTCGACCGGGCGGAGTCGCGCGGCGACGTACGGGCGCGAGGGCTCGATCTGCTCGCGGCACTGGCCTCGGACCACGAGTGCCGGGCCGTGGAGGTGCTGGTACGGGGCGGGGTCGACGCGGACCGGCTCGCCGCCCGGGTCGCGGATGTTGCCGGGCAGGGCGTGCCGGAGGGCGGAGTCTGA